A genome region from Oncorhynchus masou masou isolate Uvic2021 chromosome 14, UVic_Omas_1.1, whole genome shotgun sequence includes the following:
- the LOC135554068 gene encoding Golgi SNAP receptor complex member 2-like: METLYHQTNKQIQEVQSLMGRLENSDRQSVHLLENDLQARIDQIFSHLERLEMLAGKEPPNRRQNVKLRVDQLKYDVQLLQTALRNFEHRRYSRETQDREREELMSRTFTTNDADTSIPIDETLQLNSSLNNAHKGMDDLLGSGSSILTGLRDQRDTLKGTHKKMLDVANMLGLSNTVMRLIEKRATQDKFIMIGGMLLTCVVLFLVVKYLG; encoded by the exons ATGGAGACATTGTACCATCAAACAAATAA GCAAATTCAGGAGGTGCAGTCGCTCATGGGACGCCTGGAGAACTCAGATCGTCAGTCTGTCCACT tgttggaGAATGATCTGCAGGCCAGAATCGACCAGATCTTCAGCCATTTGGAACGTCTGGAAATGCTGGCTGGCAAAGAACCGCCAAACCGCCGTCAGAACGTCAAACT GCGGGTAGACCAGCTGAAGTATGATGTTCAGCTCCTCCAGACGGCGCTGAGGAACTTCGAGCACCGTCGCTACTCACGAGAGACCCAGgaccgagagagggaggagcTCATGAGTCGTACCTTCACCACCAAC GATGCAGACACCTCCATCCCCATAGACGAGACGTTGCAGTTAAACTCCAGCCTGAACAACGCACACAAAGGCATGGACGATCTCCTGGGCAGCGGCAGCAGCATCCTCACCGGACTCCGGGACCAGAGGGACAcgctcaag GGGACCCACAAGAAGATGCTGGATGTGGCCAACATGCTGGGTCTGTCCAACACGGTGATGAGGCTGATCGAGAAGAGGGCCACCCAGGATAAGTTCATCATGATTGGAGGGATGCTGCTCACCTGTGTGGTCCTGTTCCTGGTGGTCAAGTACCTGGGCTGA
- the LOC135554070 gene encoding G patch domain-containing protein 8-like isoform X5: protein MGMGRMEMELDVAEDATEKRKVLEVEKEVTEELQQKYKDQVEKEKAIAKALEDLRANFYCELCEKQYQKHQEFDNHINSYDHAHKQRLKELKQREFARNVSSRSRKGGKKQEKLLRRLHVLAEQRKQQNRTPGSGPMFKPTTVAVDGEKGEEGSAVTPEYVPPADTAMEGLSGEEKSSGGQASPKPAPTVSFSLGKSSSSPAGASKVSVSFSFAKKPPVKLETVAAVFAKLHQDDEEEGGQEEGGEKAAGQEETSGCSTESPKGGGGGNGTAGPEEEEEQQEEQLYQEQPEQEEEDDGASLASTLNKLKMMMKKEEGWAGQEPEYYHYIPPTHCRVKPRFQFLVFMKATDQCEIREQEEDEEVEEKEVKKTEKVVVEISEQTQPKATECKSEEPEKTPVTEPTPTSPKLKTEEASASLTDPLPTMAPTPVPGSKQETPVPELNSGPKIPTGPFFLVLSKDESTTLQWPSELLDFTKAQPALSYSCNPLYFDFKLSRNKGGRAGRAAKSSKPAEGAEKKTNPEAAAAVNEGNAAAATNTPGPSTDNTGTEQPSLKIEGSQGETEEQKLQSSTSGAKKKKKKKKKHKKSGKGSKRKEKEKGAIVDGDAETEILGEKTKKKKKHKRKKSKNKGEDGEGGGGGGDKEKPKEDKAVAATVSSAPPAPAGTGSATGAEPGKRKRPAKEALQKSGEEEGGAGKGSDEAKASEEHNGTKRLKTDPSAPPSASCSSSAQKSPGPGRPPSSESEEEGGGGSASRSSRRRSTPREGRRHQSDDSGRSRSRSSHRGDGRGSSRRRHRGQASRSQSDSSSSERSSSAYSRRSRSYSDSYSDDSDGGRHRRHSKRSSDSEYDRRGSGGRRRSRRRHYSSSSSEDSRSRSRSHSRRKRHQRRHRSSSRSSSSRSRSSSARSWRRSYSRSHSSASRSSSSTKGSPHRGRGGQGGHRGRADSATRRRDFNRSCIYRSQSPRSASSRAPNRNSSSQSQRAGGSRGEGGDQRNSSSHFTARQLLDKIQSRKGSDVPTTGTKSGAKIKDPPSGYFGPKLPPALGNKSMLPLFGKLQAGKKFPAIPLTRPDGGEKSSAGKGSDAVAEVILMEPIREFPPPPPPAHKKVETVVVVQEARHLTLDARVLHEPRPLFHQEPSMLMPPYQGDPGQDPSQNPMMESLIPDMHQQPPPMHAYPNYPPPSLEEEDMGVEAEEDDLAPLESQPITFTPEEMEKYGKLQQAAQQHIQQQLLAKHIKTFPSAAAAQAAANMAAAANHLQPAPPPPQQQMIQIHQPAVSAASATSITTVQHLIQQHHAAQAAAMGIHPHGPHPHPQLAQVHHIPQHHLTPISLSHLGHSLGHTLGHQLGVGHAGLIPAHHTAFLSGQPIHIIPASALHHHSPLALHHIPHSSLYPTLFAPRHSNAAAAAALQLHPFLHPIFSGQDLQHPPNHGS from the coding sequence TACCCCTGGAAGTGGTCCCATGTTCAAACCCACCACCGTGGCAGTAGACGGGGAGAAGGGTGAAGAGGGGAGTGCTGTAACCCCCGAGTATGTTCCCCCTGCAGACACTGCCATGGAGGGCTTGTCAGGGGAGGAGAAGAGCAGTGGGGGTCAGGCCTCCCCCAAACCAGCCCCCACCGTCAGCTTCTCCCTGGGGAAGAGCAGCTCATCCCCGGCCGGGGCCTCCAAGGTCAGCGTGTCCTTCTCCTTCGCCAAGAAACCCCCGGTGAAACTGGAGACGGTCGCAGCAGTGTTCGCTAAACTCCATCAGGAtgacgaggaggaggggggacaggaggagggaggggagaaggccGCGGGACAGGAGGAGACCTCCGGCTGCAGCACCGAGAGCcccaagggaggaggaggggggaatggaACAGCAGggccggaggaggaggaggagcagcaggaggagcaacTATATCAAGAACAACCAGAGCAGGAGGAAGAAGATGATGGCGCCTCCCTAGCCTCCACTCTCAACAAGCtgaagatgatgatgaagaaGGAGGAAGGCTGGGCCGGCCAGGAGCCTGAGTACTACCACTACATCCCACCAACCCACTGCAGAGTCAAACCCCGCTTCCAGTTCCTGGTGTTCATGAAGGCCACAGACCAGTGTGAGATCAGGGAGcaagaagaagatgaagaggtGGAAGAGAAGGAAGTGAAGAAGACCGAGAAGGTGGTAGTAGAGATTTCTGAGCAGACACAGCCAAAAGCTACTGAGTGCAAATCAGAGGAGCCAGAGAAGACTCCAGTCACAGAGCCCACTCCCACATCACCTAAACTGAAGACTGAAGAGGCCTCTGCCAGCTTAACAGACCCCCTTCCCACAATGGCCCCTACCCCAGTACCAGGCAGCAAGCAGGAGACCCCAGTCCCAGAGCTCAACTCGGGCCCCAAAATCCCCACCGGCCCCTTCTTCCTGGTCCTGAGCAAAGACGAGAGCACCACTCTGCAGTGGCCCTCGGAGCTGCTGGATTTTACCAAGGCTCAGCCCGCCCTCTCTTACAGCTGCAACCCCCTGTACTTCGACTTCAAACTGTCCCGCAACAAAGGGGGCCGTGCTGGACGAGCAGCAAAGTCCTCCAAGCCCGCTGAAGGAGCTGAGAAGAAAACCAATCCTGAGGCAGCTGCTGCAGTCAATGAGGGGAATGCTGCTGCTGCCACCAACACCCCTGGGCCCAGCACTGACAACACTGGTACGGAGCAGCCCTCCTTAAAAATAGAAGGTTCCCAAggggagactgaggaacaaaagCTACAGAGTAGCACAAGCGGagccaagaagaagaaaaagaagaagaagaagcataaGAAATCTGGGAAAGGCTCCAAGCGCAAAGAAAAAGAGAAGGGAGCCATAGTGGACGGGGATGCGGAAACTGAGATCCTAGGAGAGAAAAccaaaaagaagaaaaaacacaAACGAAAGAAGAGCAAAAACAAAGGTGAGGACGGggaaggaggtggtggtggtggtgataaggAAAAGCCTAAAGAGGATAAAGCAGTAGCCGCAACGGTTTCTAGTGCTCCCCCAGCACCAGCAGGAACAGGATCTGCTACAGGAGCGGAACCTGGGAAGAGGAAACGACCAGCCAAAGAAGCACTTCAGAAGTCCGGGGAAGAGGAAGGTGGGGCAGGGAAAGGCTCTGATGAGGCCAAGGCCTCTGAGGAGCACAACGGCACCAAGCGTCTGAAGACAGACCCCAGCGCCCCACCCAGCGCTTCCTGCTCCTCCTCGGCCCAGAAGAGCCCCGGGCCAGGCAGACCACCCAGCAGTGAGAGTGAGGAGGAAGGAGGTGGAGGCTCAGCTTCCCGATCCAGCCGCCGCAGGTCCACGCCCCGGGAGGGGCGCCGGCACCAGAGCGATGACTCCGGCCGCTCCCGAAGCCGCTCGTCGCATCGGGGAGACGGGCGAGGGAGCAGCCGGCGGCGGCACCGCGGCCAGGCCTCCCGTAGCCAGTCAGACTCCAGCAGCTCGGAGCGCTCCTCGAGCGCCTACAGCCGGCGCAGCCGCAGCTATTCAGACAGTTACAGTGACGACAGTGACGGAGGCCGCCACCGGAGACACTCTAAACGCTCCTCTGACTCCGAGTACGATCGACGGGGAAGCGGCGGGCGGCGGCGCTCCAGAAGACGTCACTATTCTTCCTCGTCCTCGGAGGACTCTCGCTCCCGCTCACGCAGCCACAGCCGCAGGAAGAGGCACCAGCGGCGGCACCGGAGCAGCTCTCGGAGCTCCAGCAGCAGGAGCCGCAGCAGCAGCGCCAGGTCGTGGAGACGCAGCTACAGCCGCAGCCACAGCTCAGCCAGCCGCTCCTCCAGCTCTACTAAGGGCTCCCCTCACCGGGGTCGGGGAGGCCAGGGGGGCCACAGGGGCCGGGCAGACAGCGCTACACGGCGCCGAGACTTCAACCGCTCCTGCATCTACCGTTCCCAGTCCCCCCGCTCTGCCTCGTCACGAGCCCCAAACCGCAACAGCAGCTCCCAGAGCCAGAGGGCAGGGGGGTCccggggagaaggaggagaccagaggaaCTCTTCCTCACACTTCACCGCCCGTCAGCTTCTGGATAAGATCCAGTCCAGGAAGGGATCTGATGTCCCAACCACAGGGACCAAGTCTGGCGCCAAGATAAAGGACCCGCCATCGGGCTACTTTGGGCCCAAACTGCCTCCAGCTCTAGGCAATAAGTCCATGCTGCCCCTGTTCGGTAAGCTGCAGGCAGGGAAGAAATTCCCTGCGATCCCCCTGACCCGGCCCGATGGTGGAGAGAAGTCATCAGCAGGGAAAGGTTCAGATGCCGTGGCAGAGGTCATCCTGATGGAGCCCATCCGGGAGTTCCCTCCACCGCCTCCCCCAGCTCATAAGAAGGTGGAGACGGTAGTAGTAGTCCAGGAAGCCCGCCACCTCACCCTGGATGCACGGGTTCTTCATGAGCCCCGGCCACTGTTCCATCAGGAGCCCTCCATGCTGATGCCCCCATACCAGGGCGACCCGGGACAGGACCCCTCCCAGAACCCCATGATGGAGTCCCTCATCCCCGACATGCATCAGCAGCCACCCCCCATGCACGCCTACCCCAACTACCCCCCGCCCAGCCTGGAGGAAGAGGACATGGGCGTGGAGGCAGAGGAGGACGATCTGGCCCCGCTGGAGAGCCAGCCCATCACCTTCACCCCAGAGGAGATGGAGAAGTACGGCAAGCTGCAGCAGGCCGCCCAGCAGCACATCCAGCAGCAGCTCCTGGCCAAGCACATCAAGACCTTCCCCTCAGCCGCAGCAGCACAGGCTGCAGCGAACATGGCTGCAGCAGCGAACCATCTGCAGCCggcaccccctcccccccagcaGCAGATGATCCAGATCCACCAGCCTGCTGTGTCTGCAGCCTCGGCTACCTCCATCACCACAGTACAACACCTCATCCAGCAGCACCATGCTGCTCAGGCTGCAGCCATGGGCATCCACCCACACGGACCCCACCCGCACCCACAGTTAGCCCAGGTCCACCACATCCCCCAGCACCACCTCACCCCCATCTCCCTGTCTCACCTGGGACACTCTCTAGGCCACACTCTGGGCCACCAGTTGGGAGTGGGACACGCTGGACTGatccctgcccaccacacggcCTTCCTCTCTGGCCAGCCCATACACATAATCCCAGCCTCAGCACTTCATCACCACAGCCCCTTAGCCCTCCACCACATACCACACTCATCCCTCTACCCAACGCTGTTCGCCCCTCGGCACTCTAACGCAGCTGCGGCAGCCGCACTACAGCTCCACCCCTTCCTGCACCCCATCTTCTCAGGGCAGGACCTCCAGCACCCCCCTAACCACGGCTCCTGA
- the LOC135554070 gene encoding G patch domain-containing protein 8-like isoform X4 — MQGRTDPVPIILKYDVMGMGRMEMELDVAEDATEKRKVLEVEKEVTEELQQKYKDQVEKEKAIAKALEDLRANFYCELCEKQYQKHQEFDNHINSYDHAHKQRLKELKQREFARNVSSRSRKGGKKQEKLLRRLHVLAEQRKQQNRTPGSGPMFKPTTVAVDGEKGEEGSAVTPEYVPPADTAMEGLSGEEKSSGGQASPKPAPTVSFSLGKSSSSPAGASKVSVSFSFAKKPPVKLETVAAVFAKLHQDDEEEGGQEEGGEKAAGQEETSGCSTESPKGGGGGNGTAGPEEEEEQQEEQLYQEQPEQEEEDDGASLASTLNKLKMMMKKEEGWAGQEPEYYHYIPPTHCRVKPRFQFLVFMKATDQCEIREQEEDEEVEEKEVKKTEKVVVEISEQTQPKATECKSEEPEKTPVTEPTPTSPKLKTEEASASLTDPLPTMAPTPVPGSKQETPVPELNSGPKIPTGPFFLVLSKDESTTLQWPSELLDFTKAQPALSYSCNPLYFDFKLSRNKGGRAGRAAKSSKPAEGAEKKTNPEAAAAVNEGNAAAATNTPGPSTDNTGTEQPSLKIEGSQGETEEQKLQSSTSGAKKKKKKKKKHKKSGKGSKRKEKEKGAIVDGDAETEILGEKTKKKKKHKRKKSKNKGEDGEGGGGGGDKEKPKEDKAVAATVSSAPPAPAGTGSATGAEPGKRKRPAKEALQKSGEEEGGAGKGSDEAKASEEHNGTKRLKTDPSAPPSASCSSSAQKSPGPGRPPSSESEEEGGGGSASRSSRRRSTPREGRRHQSDDSGRSRSRSSHRGDGRGSSRRRHRGQASRSQSDSSSSERSSSAYSRRSRSYSDSYSDDSDGGRHRRHSKRSSDSEYDRRGSGGRRRSRRRHYSSSSSEDSRSRSRSHSRRKRHQRRHRSSSRSSSSRSRSSSARSWRRSYSRSHSSASRSSSSTKGSPHRGRGGQGGHRGRADSATRRRDFNRSCIYRSQSPRSASSRAPNRNSSSQSQRAGGSRGEGGDQRNSSSHFTARQLLDKIQSRKGSDVPTTGTKSGAKIKDPPSGYFGPKLPPALGNKSMLPLFGKLQAGKKFPAIPLTRPDGGEKSSAGKGSDAVAEVILMEPIREFPPPPPPAHKKVETVVVVQEARHLTLDARVLHEPRPLFHQEPSMLMPPYQGDPGQDPSQNPMMESLIPDMHQQPPPMHAYPNYPPPSLEEEDMGVEAEEDDLAPLESQPITFTPEEMEKYGKLQQAAQQHIQQQLLAKHIKTFPSAAAAQAAANMAAAANHLQPAPPPPQQQMIQIHQPAVSAASATSITTVQHLIQQHHAAQAAAMGIHPHGPHPHPQLAQVHHIPQHHLTPISLSHLGHSLGHTLGHQLGVGHAGLIPAHHTAFLSGQPIHIIPASALHHHSPLALHHIPHSSLYPTLFAPRHSNAAAAAALQLHPFLHPIFSGQDLQHPPNHGS; from the coding sequence TACCCCTGGAAGTGGTCCCATGTTCAAACCCACCACCGTGGCAGTAGACGGGGAGAAGGGTGAAGAGGGGAGTGCTGTAACCCCCGAGTATGTTCCCCCTGCAGACACTGCCATGGAGGGCTTGTCAGGGGAGGAGAAGAGCAGTGGGGGTCAGGCCTCCCCCAAACCAGCCCCCACCGTCAGCTTCTCCCTGGGGAAGAGCAGCTCATCCCCGGCCGGGGCCTCCAAGGTCAGCGTGTCCTTCTCCTTCGCCAAGAAACCCCCGGTGAAACTGGAGACGGTCGCAGCAGTGTTCGCTAAACTCCATCAGGAtgacgaggaggaggggggacaggaggagggaggggagaaggccGCGGGACAGGAGGAGACCTCCGGCTGCAGCACCGAGAGCcccaagggaggaggaggggggaatggaACAGCAGggccggaggaggaggaggagcagcaggaggagcaacTATATCAAGAACAACCAGAGCAGGAGGAAGAAGATGATGGCGCCTCCCTAGCCTCCACTCTCAACAAGCtgaagatgatgatgaagaaGGAGGAAGGCTGGGCCGGCCAGGAGCCTGAGTACTACCACTACATCCCACCAACCCACTGCAGAGTCAAACCCCGCTTCCAGTTCCTGGTGTTCATGAAGGCCACAGACCAGTGTGAGATCAGGGAGcaagaagaagatgaagaggtGGAAGAGAAGGAAGTGAAGAAGACCGAGAAGGTGGTAGTAGAGATTTCTGAGCAGACACAGCCAAAAGCTACTGAGTGCAAATCAGAGGAGCCAGAGAAGACTCCAGTCACAGAGCCCACTCCCACATCACCTAAACTGAAGACTGAAGAGGCCTCTGCCAGCTTAACAGACCCCCTTCCCACAATGGCCCCTACCCCAGTACCAGGCAGCAAGCAGGAGACCCCAGTCCCAGAGCTCAACTCGGGCCCCAAAATCCCCACCGGCCCCTTCTTCCTGGTCCTGAGCAAAGACGAGAGCACCACTCTGCAGTGGCCCTCGGAGCTGCTGGATTTTACCAAGGCTCAGCCCGCCCTCTCTTACAGCTGCAACCCCCTGTACTTCGACTTCAAACTGTCCCGCAACAAAGGGGGCCGTGCTGGACGAGCAGCAAAGTCCTCCAAGCCCGCTGAAGGAGCTGAGAAGAAAACCAATCCTGAGGCAGCTGCTGCAGTCAATGAGGGGAATGCTGCTGCTGCCACCAACACCCCTGGGCCCAGCACTGACAACACTGGTACGGAGCAGCCCTCCTTAAAAATAGAAGGTTCCCAAggggagactgaggaacaaaagCTACAGAGTAGCACAAGCGGagccaagaagaagaaaaagaagaagaagaagcataaGAAATCTGGGAAAGGCTCCAAGCGCAAAGAAAAAGAGAAGGGAGCCATAGTGGACGGGGATGCGGAAACTGAGATCCTAGGAGAGAAAAccaaaaagaagaaaaaacacaAACGAAAGAAGAGCAAAAACAAAGGTGAGGACGGggaaggaggtggtggtggtggtgataaggAAAAGCCTAAAGAGGATAAAGCAGTAGCCGCAACGGTTTCTAGTGCTCCCCCAGCACCAGCAGGAACAGGATCTGCTACAGGAGCGGAACCTGGGAAGAGGAAACGACCAGCCAAAGAAGCACTTCAGAAGTCCGGGGAAGAGGAAGGTGGGGCAGGGAAAGGCTCTGATGAGGCCAAGGCCTCTGAGGAGCACAACGGCACCAAGCGTCTGAAGACAGACCCCAGCGCCCCACCCAGCGCTTCCTGCTCCTCCTCGGCCCAGAAGAGCCCCGGGCCAGGCAGACCACCCAGCAGTGAGAGTGAGGAGGAAGGAGGTGGAGGCTCAGCTTCCCGATCCAGCCGCCGCAGGTCCACGCCCCGGGAGGGGCGCCGGCACCAGAGCGATGACTCCGGCCGCTCCCGAAGCCGCTCGTCGCATCGGGGAGACGGGCGAGGGAGCAGCCGGCGGCGGCACCGCGGCCAGGCCTCCCGTAGCCAGTCAGACTCCAGCAGCTCGGAGCGCTCCTCGAGCGCCTACAGCCGGCGCAGCCGCAGCTATTCAGACAGTTACAGTGACGACAGTGACGGAGGCCGCCACCGGAGACACTCTAAACGCTCCTCTGACTCCGAGTACGATCGACGGGGAAGCGGCGGGCGGCGGCGCTCCAGAAGACGTCACTATTCTTCCTCGTCCTCGGAGGACTCTCGCTCCCGCTCACGCAGCCACAGCCGCAGGAAGAGGCACCAGCGGCGGCACCGGAGCAGCTCTCGGAGCTCCAGCAGCAGGAGCCGCAGCAGCAGCGCCAGGTCGTGGAGACGCAGCTACAGCCGCAGCCACAGCTCAGCCAGCCGCTCCTCCAGCTCTACTAAGGGCTCCCCTCACCGGGGTCGGGGAGGCCAGGGGGGCCACAGGGGCCGGGCAGACAGCGCTACACGGCGCCGAGACTTCAACCGCTCCTGCATCTACCGTTCCCAGTCCCCCCGCTCTGCCTCGTCACGAGCCCCAAACCGCAACAGCAGCTCCCAGAGCCAGAGGGCAGGGGGGTCccggggagaaggaggagaccagaggaaCTCTTCCTCACACTTCACCGCCCGTCAGCTTCTGGATAAGATCCAGTCCAGGAAGGGATCTGATGTCCCAACCACAGGGACCAAGTCTGGCGCCAAGATAAAGGACCCGCCATCGGGCTACTTTGGGCCCAAACTGCCTCCAGCTCTAGGCAATAAGTCCATGCTGCCCCTGTTCGGTAAGCTGCAGGCAGGGAAGAAATTCCCTGCGATCCCCCTGACCCGGCCCGATGGTGGAGAGAAGTCATCAGCAGGGAAAGGTTCAGATGCCGTGGCAGAGGTCATCCTGATGGAGCCCATCCGGGAGTTCCCTCCACCGCCTCCCCCAGCTCATAAGAAGGTGGAGACGGTAGTAGTAGTCCAGGAAGCCCGCCACCTCACCCTGGATGCACGGGTTCTTCATGAGCCCCGGCCACTGTTCCATCAGGAGCCCTCCATGCTGATGCCCCCATACCAGGGCGACCCGGGACAGGACCCCTCCCAGAACCCCATGATGGAGTCCCTCATCCCCGACATGCATCAGCAGCCACCCCCCATGCACGCCTACCCCAACTACCCCCCGCCCAGCCTGGAGGAAGAGGACATGGGCGTGGAGGCAGAGGAGGACGATCTGGCCCCGCTGGAGAGCCAGCCCATCACCTTCACCCCAGAGGAGATGGAGAAGTACGGCAAGCTGCAGCAGGCCGCCCAGCAGCACATCCAGCAGCAGCTCCTGGCCAAGCACATCAAGACCTTCCCCTCAGCCGCAGCAGCACAGGCTGCAGCGAACATGGCTGCAGCAGCGAACCATCTGCAGCCggcaccccctcccccccagcaGCAGATGATCCAGATCCACCAGCCTGCTGTGTCTGCAGCCTCGGCTACCTCCATCACCACAGTACAACACCTCATCCAGCAGCACCATGCTGCTCAGGCTGCAGCCATGGGCATCCACCCACACGGACCCCACCCGCACCCACAGTTAGCCCAGGTCCACCACATCCCCCAGCACCACCTCACCCCCATCTCCCTGTCTCACCTGGGACACTCTCTAGGCCACACTCTGGGCCACCAGTTGGGAGTGGGACACGCTGGACTGatccctgcccaccacacggcCTTCCTCTCTGGCCAGCCCATACACATAATCCCAGCCTCAGCACTTCATCACCACAGCCCCTTAGCCCTCCACCACATACCACACTCATCCCTCTACCCAACGCTGTTCGCCCCTCGGCACTCTAACGCAGCTGCGGCAGCCGCACTACAGCTCCACCCCTTCCTGCACCCCATCTTCTCAGGGCAGGACCTCCAGCACCCCCCTAACCACGGCTCCTGA